DNA sequence from the Nicotiana tomentosiformis chromosome 3, ASM39032v3, whole genome shotgun sequence genome:
tcttctgtttttcttttctcCCCTATCAGTTTGTTAGAGAAACGTGATTGCTTAGCATTTCCTTAAAAAATGGCTCAGGCTACCGGATCGGTTTAGATTATTTTAAGCAGAGGTTTTTAAGGAATTTCGTCCTGATGTAATTTAATTAAGGAAATACAGCTAATGATAGCGAGTTAAGTGAATAAACAAGGAGAAGCAACTGTGAATTGAATTGCTTCCAAAGCATCAAACTTTAATGAACTTCCTAAGAAGTTGACTCATAGTTGAAAACTTGCAGAAAATGTCGATAAGTTAGGTAGTTCATATCATGCCAAttgagttttttatttttattttttatttttatgtattcaaCAATAAACTAAAATATTAAGAGTAATGATTAAGGACTGCAGGATTACCAGATTGGACTACAActgatattttttctttttacgatAATGGCTTCTTAACCGGCTTGCGTGTATCTCGACTAATCCACAATCTAATTTGAAATTGAGGTCAATCTCGATAGTTGTCACAAGAAAGACGCCCCCATCTCTAAAGAGGCAGATAATGGCTTCTTAACCGGCTTGCGTATCTCGACTAATCCACAATCTATTTTGAAATTGAGGTCAATCTCGGTAGCAGGGGCGACTCTAAGGCTTTGGTTAGTGAGGCCATTGCCTTAGGTCCCCAAATTTTGAAGGcccccaaatttattttaaattcttattattattgttactattatatattatataatttatataaataattagcaTAAAAAAGTGTTACAATATATTTTGTTActtgattgaggttattttatacaataaatttataaattatgataattttgttcactcattaattagtatatttgacaagagtgggttgttctagtggtgaacaccctccacttccaaccaagaggttgtgagttcgagtcaccccaagagcaaggtgtggagtttttggagggagggaactgagggtctatcggaaatagcctctctactgcagggtagaggtaaggtctgtgtacaaactaccctccccagatcctactagtgggattatattaGGATTAAGGGCCTCCGAATATGATTTCACTTTAGGCCCCGAGATCTGTTGAGCCGCCCCTGCTTAGTAGTTGTCACAAGAAAGTCACCCCTATCTCTAAAGAGGATTATGTACTACGCAACTTTCTTATGTTATAAGGTTTCGAAGACTCAATTTACCCGAAAAAACTCTCCATATGGTAGCCCAACCTATTCAAAGGGTCGTTAGACTGCCACTTACTAAGCGTTGGTTTTATCCTCGGCCTAGCAGCCAATCACAGGTGTAAAAATGTGCAGCCCTGTGCACTAAGTTCCCGCTATGCGCGGAGTCCGGGGAAGGGTCGGATCACAAGTGTAAGAGAAAGAATGACAAAAGGGATTGGGAGCTAATCACAATAGTGAGTCTGTTATCCTGCtacaacaacccagtgaaatcccacgaGTGAGGTCTTGGGTCTggagaggatagtgtgtacgtagatcttacccctactcctccgaagtagagaggttgtttccgatagaatCCTCGACAACAACGGGTAGAAATTAAACATTGTAAAATATGGACCATAGTTTAACTGAACTACCGTTAATTTAAACAGAACCAACATATAAGGACCCTTAGTTAGAGCCAACTATACATAGAGATGAGGCCTACCCAATTAGAGACCCACAACTTAGAGCCAAATATAATGAATAGCCTGACCAACATAAACAGTCAGATGCATCTAACAGCAGGAGAACTCTACATTCACCACATTCTAAACACTAGGTCCGCGCTCTCTTGTTGCTGCAAGGCGGACATTTGTATTGCTTAATGAACTCTGCCCTGGCGGGGGTGATCTTCACACACTTGCCATGGAACCACATTTCACAAATGTCGCAACATATCCAAAATTCATCCTCTGCATATTTCTCCCCACATGCCCCGCATAGTGTCTCACCTTGCACCTCTTCGTCCTCCTTCTCATCCAAtccctcctcttcttcttcttcttcttcttcatatttttgtagCAACTTTGTAAACTTTCCTTGAGACTCTGCTGCCTTCTGTTTTTTACAACCGGAAAAGAAATCGACGATAGCTTAAAAAGAAGTTGACATCATGTGGCAATACAATCAAAAGATCACACACTATAAAAGCCCAGAAACCAGAAAATCATAACTTAAAGTTCGATATTCAGACGCTTAGTCAAGGTCTGTCACAAGAACCATAAGCTCGATATTCAGATGCTTGCAATCAGACAGAAGATTAACTTCAAAAGTAAACAAACTAATACAACACATACAAAAGTTATCACATAAGATAAAAGATCATGCTAAAGCTGACATGCAAATAAAGCATACTTGGAGAACATAATCCTTTACCTTTTTGGAGTTTGGCTTGGATTTGTTGCTTCTATGGTTAGAGACtgtagatttttctttttgttgcttCTTTGTAGCACCAGTCACTACTTCATATACAGTAGGCAGATCATTTATCATGTTGAAGAGCCTCTTCCTGGAAAATAGAAGGCAACTAATGATCATGGAAAGCAACATAGTAAACTTCACGAGACGTGAAAGCACAATGAGTGCTGTCGTCGTTGAGTCACAGTTGACACAATTTGATCTGGTATGATTTTCTAGCAAAAGACACAAATCTCTGGTAGGTTAATAGAAATACGAATGTACTTATCCTCTACGCACAAAGTAATGTGAAGAAATCTAGAACACAGGCTTCCTATTAACATCACATTCAGTATGAAGGATTCCATATACAACAAACACCAAAATGCAGAAATGAATTCAAGTTGAACCAAGAAATTCCATATTCCTCAATTTGAGTTGCTTTTCAAAGAACATAACTGACATTGCATACTGTTTGCTGTTAGTTGGTTGACTCGGCTAAGTGCAAGTATGCTTGACAAGCATGTGATATATAGATCATACAAATTAAAACACCCAGACGTCAATTGATTAACACTCATTTGGGAGCAAACTATACAGAAAATAAACCAAGCTAGATGGACCGTATTAACCTGTTAAGAACCAAACCTACTAACCCAAGGGTGTGGCCCAGAAGTGGgaggagaaccatgaggtctcaggttaATTCTTTCCATCTGCCTAAGCTTTGGTGGCATAGTTACCCAGTACCTAtactggtgggaggtagcaggttTCCGTATAgaatagtcgaggtgcgcgcaagctagCCTAGATACCACCGTCATGACGtcatcataaaaaataaaaataaaaagaaccaTGCCTATTGTTAGAGTTGTATCAGCTCATTTCTATAGGTGCAAGATAATACACTTCGCGTTCAAGTCAATACTCAACAagctttttgcatttttcacaCCTCTTCTATGCCTATTTTTTGCACTTCGCATCCTGTCCTCTCTGCAGTTTTCCTTCTTAACCTCTTCATCTTCTTACAAAATCACTGAAACAATAGGTTTCGATTCAAATGTTAACATTTTATAAGTAGTAAAAAGGATATATTACCTTATATAACTAATTAACGACATCAAGATCTTGAACATCCTCCATTCTTTTGGCCTAAGCTTTTAGAGGTGCAGTTAGGGATTTGGGCAGGAAATTCATTTCACAGGGTAGCATTCCCAATTTAGCTCAGTAAAGTGTTTGGATTCGGACTAAAAGATACTTTCAATGATCTTTCCCGAAAGTAAAGTGGCAAAGGagcaaatataaataaataaaggaCAGAGACCAAAGAGAAAAATGTTGCATGCATCAGCGGTGCAAAATGCAAAGAACTGATAGTAACCAAGGTTTCTACTTTTAGCTTCTCTTGCTAGTAATAATGCCAGGCATCGCTAGCTCAACACCAAAAGCATCTAAACTGAATGACCAACCTAAAAACTCATTAATCAGATGCATCACTTCTGCTTTTAACAGAAAGCATGTTTTGTTTGAGAAAAACCACACGAAAGGAAAAACATTAATGCACTGAGAAGCAGAATCAACACAAAATGCTGATACAAAGAAAATGTCAATGAGCTACTGGAGCAGGGAAGAATCGCGAAACATAAAAAATTGCTTTTACAAGCATAGAATAGCTGGAAAAAAGAAATTGACTGAGAAGAAGTACCTGTCGGACTTATCAAATCCAAATCTAGCAGCATAAAAGAAGGCAACAGAAAGCAACCAAGCGTCACTGTGGACGGCAACTAAGGAAAGCCATTCCTTTTCTTGCATCCCATCTCTAGCAAAGTTAATACCAAGAACAGGCTCTGGAAGCTCTGGTGGTACTTCTTCAGCAGGCATATTAACCTCCCATTGCTCGTTTGGGAGTCCAAACAAGCACAAGTTCTCCTTTTCTGCATAAGAAACAGTTGACATATTTGATCATGAACAAGAAGCAATAGGAGTATTGTGTCACAAGGAACTCGAGATACGACTGACTAAACATATTGACTGTAATAAAACTCAGAGGAGGGCAGGGGAGTTGCGGTGACGAGGCAGCTTATAACCCCATAAACAAAATCTCAAATTGAAAAGTCCTAAATGTTATAACCCTGATCAGCCACCCTAAATAACACTTCCAAACGAAGAGCAACGACTCAGGATTAGAAGTGTTTCGTTTAAGCTAAACACACTGTAACTTTGATTCTACTTCTGTTTCAAGGAGGGTTAAAGATTTCCTAATAATGCGTCGACATGAGAACATGCATACGTGGATCTATATTATCATGAGGGAAATTTATGGAAATTTTTATGTACCATTAATTAACAATATACGAGAAGTTCTGAATATTGCCTCCCCAAAAATTAAGATTTAGGGGCATAATCAAAGTTGAAGTGCAAATTTTGCATCTGATTTGAGTGAGCAACTATGTAATTATGCAAAGAATCTAGGCAAATTAATGAAAAAGAGAAAATACAGAAACAAGCAATGTTGACTACATGATTTTCCTCTCCTAAGAGAAAGGTTGTACCAAACATGAAGAAAATCTTGTGAAACACTAAAGAAACCGTGTTTTTTTGGGTACGGTTACATaaaacaacaacccagtaaaattctaCAAGTGTGATCCGGGTATGGCAGCGCGTAGGCACCCCTACCCAGAGGAGTAGAAAGGGTGTTTCTGTAGGGTTACATAAAACATGAATCTCAAAATTTATGAAGTTATAGTTTAAACAGAGAATATTCTGTTTTAATTTCTTAAgtgatatttaatatattttgaaaTACAAGGATAAGCAATCATTCTTATTGTATACATAATCACCAATGTAGAATGATGCTGTTAAtataaaactggaaaaaaaaggaCTTACCAGGATCACACTGCTTAAAAAATTCTTCCACTTCTGAATAACGAAACAAATAAATCAATTACATAAATCAGCAAAAATAAACATATTGACAAAAGTGAAATTTAatataaaaagaaagaagaagaaaaggagagGAAATTAAACCAGTGGTGAGAGCCTTAATAAGAGCAGCACGTCGGCCCTTGAAATCCTGAAACACATCTTTCACACTGAGGGTATTGTTCTGTTCTCCTCCTAATTTTCCTCCTTCTTCCATTATTAATGCAATTTGTTTTACAGCGGCGGCAAAAACGAGAAGAAAGAAGTAAGTCAAGCAGTTTTGACTTTGTGTACGAGGTTGTCAAGTTTAAGTAGGGCCCGATTATCGCAATAAATTTTGGGATTAAATTAATCTTGTATTTTATTAATTGGAGGTATTAGCTAACATTAATATTATTTCTATATCAAAATCTTAGATAGAATTATAATATTGGGATATCTTGGTTTTGGATTTGGTGCCGAGTGTACATTGACCCAACCAATCCACAATTTAAAGTTTATGAATAGTAATGCATGGCTTATGATGAAGGGAATCTAATATGATGCCGGAAATCTAATATCTAATATCTAATATAAAAACTAATAATACAGGAATTAGTAAAAAGGATTCTTCAATATTTAGTTAGATATATTACATTTTAGTATGCAATATATAGTTTAAgatatgtttacttttatacaaAATAAGAGTTTTTTTTATCATTATGAAGGTTAATTTTGTTGTTTAACATTTCTCAATCTATGTATCACTAATATTGTCGAATTTTGTTTTTGCGTTCTATCCCGCATAAAATAGTACGTAAAAGTTCAAATAACTTatgcaaaaaaaataataattaatgatGATTTTTATTTGGAGATTAAAAATCTACTCAAATTCCAATTACAGATTGTATAAACTAATGCTGATTTTTATGTGAAGATTATATTTTCTATAACCCCAACCAAACGACGCCTAATAATATATACGTAATATTCTTAACCATCTGGTCAAGGGTAGTAACTATTCATAATAACTCTAATTTGATTATCTAAAAATTAAGATAAAGGATATTAGACCCTCAATAAATACAATTTAAAGCCAAAGTTTAACCACTTTGCTTCCTTACTCCTTTAAACACCCACTCAAATTGGACTCCAAACTTCGGATAGCTCAGTAAAATTAGTGGTTTAAAGTCAAATCTTACTTAGAGGTGGTAAATATATTCAATAAAATTCATTTTATATTTGAAGTAAGTGAGAGTATGAGAGAAAACATAAGAAAGAATGAAAAAAGAATGTGCATTTCAAACTATTTTGTTGTTTGACAGAATAGACAAATAGTATGAAGAAGTAAAAAAAAGAGAAGTTGACTCTATAAAGTATAAGAATTAAAAAGAACTGAATATTGCAAGCTTAAGTGATCAACGAGAATAGAGATACCTAAAAGATTAAATGAATAGAGAAAAAGAATTAGGTGAAAGGAGTGATCATACATCGATATATGATATAAACTATCTCATTCTTTATTCTATTCTATTTCTTGAAAAAAAAGAAAGGGTAACTCAACTTATCAGCTAGAGTTGGTGGTGAGGCCAGCTGACATAATGTACACATGAATGCGAGAATTCGAgtataacgactcgaccggtcgttttgaatattataaccccgttccctcaattactgctcaatttatgccttgcaattgatttatgacttatcaggttagttggttcgggtccgaaagaaattcggaatgaaatgagatagtctcataattgaaaatttaagttagaaaagtggactggatatggacctatgtgtaaacgacctcggatttgaattttgatgattccaatagctccgtatggtgattttggacttaggagcgtgtccggagaaatttttggaggtccgtagaggaattaggcttgaaatgccgaaagttgaatttttgggaagtttaaccggggggttgacttttttatatcggggtcgaaatccgattctgaaaattttaataggtctgttatgtcatttatgacttgtgtgcaaaaattgaggtcaatcggacgtgatttgatatgtttcggcgttgtttgtagaaacgGAAGGTTACAAAGTTCAtcaggcttgaatctatgtgtgattcatgtttttagtgttgttggatgtgatttgaaaactcaactaagttcgtatgatattttaggacttgttggtatatttggttgaggtcccgagggcctcgggtgagtttcggatggttaacggatcaaaaattgaactataaCAACtgttgcaatttccttctgttggaaattttttctgccagaatcgagcccaaataaatcgagcccagaGTCAAGGGCCACGAtagagcccagggtcgagggccacgatcaaaggcagggtcgaggatcaggatcgaaggcagggtctaggatcaggatcgaagccacgatcgagcccagggtcgagggccgcGATCGAAGGCatggtcgaagacatgatcgaaggccagggtcgagggccatgatcgaggcccaggatcgaggacctcgatcgaaggccaaaatcgatggccaagatcgaggcaaaaccAAGGCAGTCtcggcagaattataaagcacggacttcgtcccattcgccatttttgacaaattggagcttgaggagaggtaatttttgatagattttcaagaaaaacttgaggtaagtcccttgtgatcatttctactccataatattgaattattattgaataatccgactagattacatgattttgaggtgtaaatcagagattggaacttagaaatttcgatataagatttgtagatttgagggttgagttgaggttggattttggtaaaattggtatggttagactcgtggttgaatgggcttccggattttataacttttgtcgggttccgagacgtaggccccacgggcgatttttgagctaaattttggatttttatggaaaattagtattatcttatggaattaattccaataaattttattgactgaaacgaattatttgtgactagattcgaggcattcaaaggccgatttgcgaggcaaaggcataacagagtaaataatttcacgttttgaggtaagtaacagttataaatctggccctgagggtatgaaaccccgaattttgtgtcatgcgattattttggaggtgacgcacgtgctaggtgactgacgtgtgggcgtgcaccgagggaattgGGACTTGTACCGTTCCGTGGAAATTGTACAgttgaataaattattgttagctatatgctctgtatgtgttgaagaaatttgactgtaaatcatgcttaggctatgtgatagtactgttgggaaccacagaggtcacgtacttattgaattatttgctaatttctatcttatgctcagtcatgattttacttgcgtatcatacctcagtctttcttgatatttgttgatgcattatgttatctttgtttgggctggtCTTTGTGATTTCTAAGAGTCCGAGATACTAGAGAGGttaaggactgagtaaggccgagcgcctgtcggtgaggtaaggatattatggcacgtgagttgtccgtgcaggatattatagcacgtgagttgtccgtgcaaattatggCACTTGGGCTgttggagcccctccggagtccgtacacacccccagtgagcgcgggtacccattgagtgtgagtgctgagggctgagagccgagtggttgagtttttgtgatgagttgagtgactgttgcctgagaggctgtacttgctttgcatttgttgttgcacttggttgctatctgtcattgttgtgaaatctctgaaagattttatatacggATTATACGAACctaaactgtataaaattgaattgacttaaactgccggatttgaaagcatgtctattctttgctggaattactgaaagtgaactataattgtatagctcgtcattattttcagttccttagttattattgttacttgctgagttggttgtactcatactacaccttgcactttgtgtgcagatccaggtgttctcggacatatcgggtgttgatcatttcacgcagttgattttcaggagattttgaggtagttgccgtgttccgcagaccttgtctctccttctctatctccttgtttactgtatttggtctcagactattatagaccgtattttccagacttgtattcatattagatgctcatgttctcagtgacaccagattttggggagtgttcatgtgagtatttgtgagattttgtattgtattaaattattgtattttcaaacttaagagaaattgtgatttaacgagattatcggcttgcctagtatcgagataggcgccatcacgacaggttgggattttggatcatgataaattggtatcagagcctaggttacataggtctcaggagtcatgagcaggtttagtggagtcttgcggatcggtatggagacgtctgtacttatcttcgagaggctgcagaacccttagaaaaattacacttttttgtattttgtcgtgtgaatttgttgattctggaaactaaatttctgctattctattctctcacagatggtgaggacacgtactactggatcggacggtcagccaccagtgccactagttagggccgcgagagttcggggccgtggtagaggccgaggtagaggtagaggtagaggtgtagctcgtaccacagttgagccagcacctgtagaaccaccagttgctccagctcaggagcagattccggatatagctgagccgacatgatcaactcaggcaccagttatgcccattgagattccaggccttcaagagactttggcccagatattggcagcctgcactggtcttgctcaggtgatttcggctcaggccgcacctgccacttctcaggccgggggaggtactcatacccctattgcacGTACTCCAAACCAGGTAGTACAAGGTCTtcaaataccgggggcactaccagctcagccggttgcagctgctcaggccccggtaattcctgttatggcagatgatgagcaaataagacttgagagatttgataggcttcgacctccaccttttagcagtgctgagtcagaggattcccagggttttctagataagtgtcagcggatgcttctgacaacgggtattctagagaccagtggggtctcattcattacttttcagttttctggggctgccttcagatggtgggagtcttacgagaggtgtaggtcggtcagtgcagcaccccttacctggcagcagttctccggtctattcttggagaagttcgtgcctcagtcctgtagagaggagctgcgcaggaagttcgagcagcttcgttagggcgatatgtctgtgacacaatatgagatgagattttcagaattggcccgttatgctatctggttgattcccacagacagggaaaggatcaggagattcatagatggcctcacttttcagctgcgattactcatgactagagagagagtgtctggtgctacttttgacgaggttgttgacattgctcgttagattga
Encoded proteins:
- the LOC104092570 gene encoding PHD finger protein ALFIN-LIKE 4-like, coding for MEEGGKLGGEQNNTLSVKDVFQDFKGRRAALIKALTTEVEEFFKQCDPEKENLCLFGLPNEQWEVNMPAEEVPPELPEPVLGINFARDGMQEKEWLSLVAVHSDAWLLSVAFFYAARFGFDKSDRKRLFNMINDLPTVYEVVTGATKKQQKEKSTVSNHRSNKSKPNSKKKAAESQGKFTKLLQKYEEEEEEEEEGLDEKEDEEVQGETLCGACGEKYAEDEFWICCDICEMWFHGKCVKITPARAEFIKQYKCPPCSNKRART